The DNA window TGCGGTTTCGAAGATTGGTTTCCTCAAGTTCAAACAGTGCCTTCTGTAAGTTTATACGTTCCTGAACATTTTCACTGATTTCTTGGCTCAAGACATTTAACCAAGACAGTTCATCATCAGCAGTCGTTTCTGTTGGTTTGACACTCAACTGTGATTCCTTGTCTGCTAGTTCTTTCTTCAATCGGCAAACTTCAATCTACACAACCAACAGGGTATCAACACCAAATAAGATTGCAATGATAACCAACTCAATGAAAATTCATCAGAAAGCTTACCTGAAGGCTGTCAATCATTCGTTGATAATCTGATACATGTGTATCGATTGTGCCAATATTTTTCTGGAAAAAATAAAAGACAGTGAGGCATTTGATAATACAGCATAATAAAAGAACTTACTGCTCTTAACATGTGgggaaagaaaaatcaaaaagaGCAAGAGAACTTAAATAATTATACATCATCCATCATAGGAAGGAGTTACAAGCATTAATAAAGGAGTAAGATGAAGAATTGACCAAAATTTGTTCTTAAAAGGAGTTACGTAATGTCTTCCCAAAAGTTACATTCAGCCTCACCTGGATGTGTGTCTTTATTTCCTTTGCCCTGTCTGCATATTTCAGGGTATTCACAGTGTGATGATACTGACTATCTGCAGGAGATATTGTAGCAACCATCACTGTCTGAGAGTTACCACTCAAACCATCTTTAAGTATCCTTGTCAGTTTACTGCAATATTACCAATAGCTGCATCAGTAAAGAGTCAGACTACTATGCTACAATAGCTACTAAAATATACCTATTGCGGTATGGAACATAGACAAGACCCCTCTTTTGTTGTTTCCCTAGAGCATTGATGCAGTTCGCTAAAGCAAGAAGTGAACGATTAATGTTAGCACCATCCCTCAGCTTTTGGCCCGTACTGTTTGTTTCAGAAGCTCGTTCACTGCCAGCAAGGTCAACAAGTGCAAGTTTTCCTCGCATGACttgatttttatatttgtttctctgttttcttCTCACAGTAATCTCCAATACTGCATGTGATCTGGTTGGAGGGATACAACTTTATATGAGATAATGTAAAAGGTTACAACACATTGAGAGATAATACATTCAAAAGTGAGAACAAATATGAAAGTAACGTTAGAGAAAACCTGACATAAAGAGTAATACATTGTAACAAAAGTAAGGTTCAACTTAATGCTTTCTCACCTTGAAGATGTAGCATTAGCCTCTGTGCTTTCTGTTTTTCTTCGACTATTCCCCAAATTTAAAAGTTCAAGGATCTTATCAGCTGAATGAACCTGATGATGGAGAAATCAACAAAGGCCACTGAACATCAAGGTCATAGCACTCACCCACAAACTAGAACCTTGATTGATAAAAGAATGTAAAGTAGGAACACCAataatttataaagaaaaaaatcccAAATATATGAGTTTCATCCACCAAAGGAATACAAAAGAAATTCTATGTAACAACAATGTCGTGGAATTCTCATCTGAGAGAAATTATAGGGAGAGATtataaggattttatttcttatttttggtATGCTGCTATAAAGAGAATCTAGTATTAAGAATAAGGTTAAAATTGGCTCCAAGTACCTGTAGTCTTTGTAGATTTGGGATTTAATCCCAttgcttttattttcaagaattcaaTCTCTACTTTTTGGTTACATGGCTACCACCAATGAActtaatagaataattttaatactgttaacaattggacctaaatttttaaatcagagaagtagagggactaaattccaaaaaataaaagtaaagagactaaattccaAATCTAGGAAGAGTACAAGGACTTGAAGAATATTTTAACCTAACCACAAAACTGCATATGGTCCTAGGTTGTCGGATGCTAGGTGAAAAAAGAGACAATCTCTTTCTCTTATGagttaaaaagttacaaaatggagGTAGCTAACACCCAGCTTTAAATACTTAGTACAAGCCCATACTTTCAGTGAAGCATAAACAGGTACCCTTAATATGAACTCTAAACAGATAAGAAAAGTCATTTAATATTGTTAGGCATTCTAAAATGCCACAAATCCAAACCAAACTTCGAAAAGCCATATTGGATCACTACCAAAATGGAGAAATGATTACATACCATCTGAAACAGAAGATAATGATTCACCTCTCACAGGAAATTTGCAACCTCTTGCCACTAAAGTAAAGAATGATTAACAATATTTGACACTACAAAATGATTGCTGCTTCTTTTGATTGGTTATATACATTATATTGGATTCCGTTGATTatatttatagtaaaaaaaaCAGGTTATACTTTAATTTAAGAACAAAATAGATTTCTTTCcatcaataaaaacaaaaggATAAAAATATCAAGTATATAGTTATATAATTTCTAGCTGAAGTATAAAAAGCTAGAACAGTGTCTTAGTAAAATTTCTTCAGAGAGAGGGGAAAAAAAGATCCTCCACATTTACTGTAAAGGCAAGTCCAACTTTAGTAAATAATGACTCACTCCAACTTACAGACAGAAATTAATGTTTTGCATGAAAAATACCCCTCAGATTTAATTTATTCAGCTCAGTGGCTTAAAATTGATAGATAAAGGGCTGAACCTTAATGCATCTTAGCCCAGCAACAACTATTCCATGCTCAGGATCCTCTCTAAGTTCCAAAGAACCTGATGATTTTTCGAGTAAATCATATATAACCTAAAAACATTAGAAATTGAAAATTCAGtaacatatataacaaaatgTAGTTAGACATACTATAGGAACTAGAAAGGAAATAAGTTCCTTAGTAAAAATGTATTCCATACCTCATTGTAGACTTCAAGATAGGAACAAGTAACTTCAAATTCGTCAGAGCTCTTATCCCTTCTAATAAGATAAAAAATTGTGTGCAAACTCAGAACCATGAGTCCAGGATCATGCTGTGTCCCAACCATTGTGTAAGTTTTACCACTGCAAATGAATAACATAGTCAACCTTTTATAAGTGAAAGACTGATATGTAGATGCAAAGATTTCAAGAGATAAGTTTTAGAAATTGTGCAaacatattaaattgttttagaAAATGATTTAGGTTGATTGGGCAAAATGATAGCCCAAAGAGGGGATTAGACCCACGCCAAGCCTGGGTCCCCTAGaccatatcatcaaaagaaaCATCAAGGGAAAAACTTTATATAATCTGTGAAATTTATGCCGGTTATGATCGGTCAACTATGAGAATATAACAATGTCAATACATGTTTCTGTTACCTTCCAGTTGAACCATAGGCAAATACAGTTGCATTAAGACCTTGTACAACTCCCGAGATTATAGTAGATATACATTTCTGGTAGGTATCCTGGATATAAAAAGCCAAGTCATATAAACAAAACCAAAAAGTGATTACTTAGAATGCCTTCTTTTTAACTACAGAAAGTAAGCGGAGCATTCAAACTGTATTTTATTCAGCATGGGTCACTGAATATCGCAATAATGTCAATATCGAACCAACCAAAATCCAATTAAATCATATCATCACCATTATTCTTTATTATAGACTTTAGAGGAGTCCAATGCAGTGAAAAGTAAAACCTAAAAAGAAAGGACCATAGGAGCCCTGGATATACTTATAGATCAAACCTTCAATCTTAGAAATAAAACGAGCACACAATGGGGCGTTGCAGTCACAGCCAATAGAAACTACCATAAAGTTATGGTCACCAAAATACATGGTcaacaaaatcataatcatctTATCACTTTCTGTTTCAATTTCCCTTTACTGGGAACTGCTTCTTGGCTAAAATAGTGCTCCATTTGGGAACAAAAGCTAGGGAGGAAGaatttgggttcgacaatcacAAACATTATGAAAATACTttacaaagactaaattaaataacttgATGTGTTTGAGTCATAATCATGaaaaagcatttttttttctctaacactaaattgaaatctaaattcacatttcaaattgCAACTTATTGTTTCCAAATCCATTAACAAAAACTACAAGGCTTCTAAGTATAAACTTTCCAAAAAGAATGGACGTACCAAATTTGTAGACTGAGGACCAAAGGCGTGATCGAAACAATACTTTTTCTCTTTGGTTCGATTTTGAATGCGATCCAAATAATCCTTTGATAAGTCAGGATCTAACACTACCACTTCCTTAAATGTcacaaatttctcattttcagattttcaaatcaaaacttagaaaaagaaaaagaaaaagaagaaaaatttgagCACTTACCTTGTTGTTTTTTACTGTAACAATGTCACGACCGCACGCCCTCTGACTTAACGGTCTACATTTTACTGCAAcctgtaaaaataaaagaatagcacGAAGATGATGATGAAATGAAAGATGCGACAATTTTAACAAAATGAAGAGTGAGTTTCAGAGTGAACAAGAGAAAACTAACCGTTAAAGTCGTAGTTTGCTTCTTAGCTGGAGCTCTAATCGTCGGCATATTTTAACCACATCGATTTCAGCCTAAATTTCGTGGCTGAAAACCTTTCAACTTCAGTGGAAATTCAAAATGAGTCTGGAAGAAGCGccgattaaaaaaaaaagaatggtaaCCCACTTAGAAGAAAATTTGAATATATGTCATtacattatatataataaaaaaacaggagtcgccatttattaaaagataaattaaacaaaataattacGCAGGAATTAGTGGGAAAGATTCAACGCGTTGGCGGTGTAAATAAAGATGATGCAGCGAAGAAAGTAAAATACTATTAATTGCCCTGTGAAGGA is part of the Gossypium hirsutum isolate 1008001.06 chromosome D11, Gossypium_hirsutum_v2.1, whole genome shotgun sequence genome and encodes:
- the LOC107913364 gene encoding kinesin-like protein KIN-8B → MPTIRAPAKKQTTTLTVAVKCRPLSQRACGRDIVTVKNNKEVVVLDPDLSKDYLDRIQNRTKEKKYCFDHAFGPQSTNLDTYQKCISTIISGVVQGLNATVFAYGSTGSGKTYTMVGTQHDPGLMVLSLHTIFYLIRRDKSSDEFEVTCSYLEVYNEVIYDLLEKSSGSLELREDPEHGIVVAGLRCIKVHSADKILELLNLGNSRRKTESTEANATSSRSHAVLEITVRRKQRNKYKNQVMRGKLALVDLAGSERASETNSTGQKLRDGANINRSLLALANCINALGKQQKRGLVYVPYRNSKLTRILKDGLSGNSQTVMVATISPADSQYHHTVNTLKYADRAKEIKTHIQKNIGTIDTHVSDYQRMIDSLQIEVCRLKKELADKESQLSVKPTETTADDELSWLNVLSQEISENVQERINLQKALFELEETNLRNRTELQHLDDAIAKQPVSEKDGTVSEALRVRRQDILDNIRDNDEAGINYRKEIEENEKHRCQLQGMIEEAISNNGNKTYLRILSQYRLLGMANTELQFEMAMREQIIHNQREAQRNLWNLIMGLGLDEKQIFDLAAKQGITIEDWTVTRYPGLSNRGKSPNLASGGYAPFSYGLSINQWRRSSCIYQNHQRVASKSFSQDCWDLSPTFCREKHHSFYYLLAHDNSPPCVRFRRSSDNWVSGGHPISWFGTPDKLPRDLRKSYPEITPVSSCNEIYLPTPALGADFGRAKGHYEAKFIQQGSSWFNQ